The Enterobacter kobei genome has a segment encoding these proteins:
- a CDS encoding DUF969 domain-containing protein, with amino-acid sequence MDGSTLLPLIGIPIVVIGFALRFNPLLVVVVAGLATGLLVGMDFGMLLETFGEKFVNSRSLATFILILPVIGLLEYYGLKERAQAWVAKIASATSARILMLYFVAREGTAALGLMSLGGHAQTVRPLLAPMAEGAALNEYGELPQHIRDKIKAHAAACDNIAVFFGEDIFIAFGAVLLIDAFLKENGIQGIEPLHIGLWAIPTAIAALIIHMTRLLRLDASIRRDVMAWRAEQATQGAAQ; translated from the coding sequence ATGGACGGTTCTACGCTGTTGCCGCTGATCGGGATACCGATCGTGGTTATTGGTTTTGCTTTGCGCTTCAACCCGCTACTGGTGGTCGTGGTCGCGGGGCTGGCGACGGGTCTGCTGGTCGGTATGGATTTCGGCATGCTGCTTGAGACCTTTGGCGAGAAGTTCGTCAATAGCCGATCGCTCGCGACCTTCATTCTGATCCTGCCGGTCATTGGTCTGCTGGAATATTACGGGCTAAAAGAGCGCGCCCAGGCCTGGGTCGCGAAGATCGCCAGCGCCACCTCGGCGCGTATTTTGATGCTCTACTTTGTCGCCCGTGAAGGCACGGCCGCGCTGGGGTTGATGTCGCTGGGCGGGCATGCCCAGACGGTACGCCCGCTGCTGGCGCCGATGGCTGAAGGGGCCGCTCTGAACGAGTATGGTGAACTGCCGCAGCATATCCGCGACAAAATCAAAGCCCATGCCGCCGCGTGTGACAATATCGCGGTCTTCTTTGGGGAAGACATTTTTATCGCCTTTGGTGCAGTGCTGCTGATTGACGCGTTCCTGAAAGAGAACGGCATTCAGGGGATTGAACCGCTCCATATCGGCCTGTGGGCCATTCCGACGGCCATTGCGGCATTGATTATTCATATGACACGCCTGCTGCGCCTGGATGCCAGTATCCGTCGTGACGTGATGGCCTGGCGTGCAGAGCAGGCAACGCAGGGGGCCGCG
- a CDS encoding winged helix DNA-binding protein codes for MTSEKRASPHHDDINDGRIVSSRHLVSERCAELSELEYALIMTSNAFNKWMVRCMTAAGEPDMGAFDVSLLHHVNHRDRKKKLADICFVLNVEDTHVVTYALKKLVKAGYVTSEKAGKELFFSTTEEGKALCMKYRDVREACLIAIHAESGIAGKSIGETAQLLRTISSLYDTAARAAASL; via the coding sequence ATGACCTCAGAAAAGCGTGCTTCACCCCATCACGACGACATCAACGATGGCCGGATCGTCTCGTCCCGCCATCTGGTGTCCGAGCGCTGCGCGGAACTGTCAGAGCTGGAATACGCGCTGATCATGACCAGCAACGCGTTCAACAAATGGATGGTGCGCTGCATGACGGCTGCCGGCGAGCCCGATATGGGCGCCTTTGATGTCTCACTTCTGCACCATGTGAACCACCGCGACCGCAAGAAAAAGCTGGCTGATATCTGTTTTGTTCTCAACGTGGAAGATACGCATGTGGTGACTTATGCCCTGAAAAAGCTGGTTAAAGCAGGCTACGTGACAAGTGAGAAAGCGGGTAAAGAGCTCTTTTTCTCCACCACGGAGGAAGGTAAAGCGTTATGTATGAAATACCGCGACGTGCGGGAGGCGTGTCTGATCGCGATACATGCGGAGAGCGGCATTGCCGGAAAATCCATTGGCGAAACCGCGCAGCTGTTACGCACGATTTCCTCCCTGTACGACACCGCCGCCAGGGCGGCGGCATCACTGTAA
- the glgX gene encoding glycogen debranching protein GlgX, whose amino-acid sequence MAKDTTFEIRAGHGQQLGANYDGKGVNFALFSAHAERVELCLFDPSGKTEIARLELPEYTHEVWHGYVPDLKPGTLYGYRVYGPYDPENGHRFNPHKLLIDPYARELVGDIDWNEAHFGYALGHDELDLSFDTRDSAPFTPKCKVIDPNACDWQDTNRPTIPWPNTVVYESHVKGFTQMNPAIPPELRGTFEGMGHKASVDYIKSLGITSVELLPVHWFPDDQHLLDRGLKNFWGYNTLGFFAPASRYFGPAGIQGFRDMVRAYHDAGIEVILDVVYNHTAEGNELGPTLSFKGIDNYSYYRTLPDQHRYYINDTGTGNTVNTSHPRVLQMVMDSLRYWAESMHIDGFRFDLGTILGREPEGFDPRGGFFDAMTQDPVLSRLKLIGEPWDIGPGGYQVGGFPPGWGEWNDKYRDTVREYWKGDNVSNDFAARLLGSGDLYDLRGRRPWASVNFITAHDGFTLNDLVSYNEKHNADNGEDNNDGHNDNRSYNYGEEGPTENPDIIATRERQKRNFLTTLLFSHGTPMLLAGDEFGRTQKGNNNGYCQDSEISWIDWKGLSENDAALREFTRRLIALRAAQPLLRRESWRDGLEIRWFNAGGGPQQAEQWDEGSTLGVSISRPDLKQEEGIWHDVLMLFNPFEGSVAFQIPQFGEGGWVLELSTADDAVTGKAITEAVEFELAGRSITLFRRP is encoded by the coding sequence ATGGCAAAGGATACAACGTTTGAAATTCGGGCCGGTCATGGCCAGCAGTTGGGTGCAAATTATGACGGGAAGGGGGTCAACTTCGCGCTGTTCTCCGCTCACGCTGAGCGGGTGGAGCTCTGTCTGTTTGACCCCTCCGGGAAAACGGAAATCGCCCGGCTCGAGCTTCCTGAATATACCCACGAAGTCTGGCACGGCTATGTGCCGGATCTGAAGCCCGGTACGCTTTACGGCTATCGCGTCTACGGCCCCTATGACCCGGAAAACGGTCATCGCTTCAACCCGCATAAACTGCTTATCGACCCCTATGCCCGCGAACTGGTGGGTGATATCGACTGGAACGAGGCCCATTTCGGCTATGCGCTGGGGCATGACGAATTAGACTTGAGTTTTGATACCCGTGACAGCGCGCCGTTCACGCCAAAATGTAAGGTTATCGACCCGAACGCCTGTGACTGGCAGGACACTAACCGACCCACTATCCCCTGGCCGAACACCGTGGTGTATGAAAGCCACGTAAAAGGGTTTACCCAGATGAACCCGGCAATTCCTCCCGAACTGCGGGGCACCTTTGAGGGGATGGGGCATAAAGCCTCCGTGGACTACATCAAAAGCCTCGGCATCACCTCGGTGGAGCTGCTCCCTGTTCACTGGTTCCCGGACGATCAACATCTTCTCGACCGCGGTCTGAAAAACTTCTGGGGCTATAACACGCTGGGCTTTTTTGCGCCGGCGTCGCGCTACTTCGGCCCGGCGGGGATCCAGGGCTTTCGCGATATGGTGCGCGCTTATCATGATGCTGGCATCGAAGTGATTCTCGACGTGGTGTATAACCACACGGCGGAAGGCAATGAGCTTGGCCCCACGCTCTCGTTTAAAGGCATTGATAACTACAGCTATTATCGCACACTGCCTGACCAGCACCGGTATTACATCAACGACACCGGAACGGGGAACACGGTCAATACCTCTCACCCGCGTGTGCTGCAGATGGTGATGGATTCGCTGCGCTACTGGGCGGAGTCGATGCATATTGACGGTTTCCGTTTCGACCTGGGAACGATACTGGGCCGCGAGCCGGAAGGGTTTGATCCGCGCGGCGGCTTTTTCGACGCCATGACCCAGGATCCGGTTTTATCCCGACTGAAGCTAATTGGTGAACCCTGGGATATCGGCCCCGGCGGCTATCAGGTGGGCGGTTTTCCGCCAGGCTGGGGTGAATGGAACGACAAATACCGCGACACCGTACGCGAGTACTGGAAGGGGGATAACGTCTCTAACGACTTTGCCGCCCGTCTGCTGGGATCCGGTGACTTGTACGATCTGCGCGGGCGTCGCCCCTGGGCCAGCGTTAATTTCATCACCGCCCATGACGGCTTTACGCTGAATGACCTGGTGTCGTACAACGAGAAGCATAACGCCGACAACGGGGAAGACAATAATGATGGCCATAACGATAACCGTTCATACAACTATGGCGAAGAAGGGCCGACGGAGAACCCGGATATTATTGCTACCCGCGAAAGGCAGAAGCGTAATTTCCTGACCACGCTGCTGTTTTCCCATGGTACGCCAATGCTGCTGGCCGGCGATGAGTTTGGCCGCACGCAGAAGGGCAACAACAACGGCTACTGCCAGGACAGTGAGATCTCGTGGATCGACTGGAAAGGACTCTCCGAGAACGACGCTGCGCTGCGCGAGTTTACCCGACGTTTGATTGCGCTTCGTGCCGCGCAACCGTTATTGCGTCGTGAAAGCTGGCGCGACGGGCTGGAGATCCGCTGGTTTAACGCCGGCGGCGGTCCGCAGCAGGCAGAGCAGTGGGATGAGGGCTCGACGCTCGGGGTGTCCATCAGCAGGCCCGATCTCAAACAGGAAGAGGGGATCTGGCACGATGTGCTCATGCTGTTCAACCCGTTTGAAGGCAGCGTGGCATTCCAGATCCCACAGTTTGGTGAAGGGGGATGGGTGCTGGAGCTGTCTACAGCCGATGACGCCGTGACCGGGAAGGCGATCACCGAAGCGGTAGAATTCGAGCTGGCCGGACGCAGCATTACTCTTTTCCGACGGCCCTGA
- the treY gene encoding malto-oligosyltrehalose synthase, with protein sequence MIPSATYRIQFRNGMTFDRVVALVPYLKDLGISHLYASPVFTATTDSTHGYDVTNPNEIDPAIGGREGFDRMSAALKQAGMGLILDIVPNHMSTSLENTWWRDVIEYGQQSRYFRYFDIDGSRPLTLPFLGDTFEAELEKGAITLKRDPVTNKAALIYYDTAYPLNPGTFSEDKSLAELHEAQSWRLMSWREAPKQLSWRRFFEITGLVGVRVEDDAVFDDTHRLILELVHAGVVDGLRIDHIDGLADPLGYLQRLRQATGPDCYITVEKILAKGEQLPAEWPVSGTTGYEFIASLAEVLVDDDILSRLEKIHDETLGVTVDRHAELRDAKGLMTDRNFEGEFTTLLNLADDLARRNDVALQRDDIHHALRELLIAFPVYRTYGTREGLTPPDVALLNRVVASVETSEAALSLIVRILTGDLPEECRESAALFRTRFQQLTGPLMAKSVEDTLFFRHNLELALNEVGADPTPRAFSLSRFHQEMRIRLARQPDALLGTSTHDTKRGEDARARLYTLTEAPEQWGENLARWRQMNQTQVRFLNDGTAPNAADTWMIYQALAGVWPATLSPDDADGLASLEARFIAFLEKALREAKQRTDWIDSNESYESVVLRYARHLLSPDNTLFLHDFSESMRPFIRAGLMNSLSQTVIKLTAPGVPDIYQGSEALNVSLVDPDNRREPDFPTLVQNLSVANAGMFENPACWQDGRVKQFVTATLLRLRPHYPGLFRYGDWLPLKVSGDREEHLIVYARVKDGEVLIVAVPRLVFGVTDNRTLWGNTTVAIPEALAGKRYRDLFSGESRMLQETLDLTSEKGCVLVLLTCE encoded by the coding sequence ATGATCCCTTCCGCCACGTACCGTATACAGTTCCGTAATGGCATGACCTTCGATCGCGTTGTCGCGCTGGTACCCTATCTGAAAGACCTCGGCATCAGCCACCTTTATGCCTCCCCGGTGTTTACTGCCACAACGGATTCCACGCACGGCTATGACGTCACCAACCCGAATGAAATAGACCCTGCGATCGGCGGACGCGAAGGTTTCGACCGAATGTCCGCGGCGCTTAAGCAGGCCGGCATGGGGCTGATACTGGATATTGTCCCTAACCATATGTCGACTTCTCTGGAAAACACCTGGTGGCGGGACGTGATTGAGTACGGACAGCAGAGCCGCTATTTCCGCTATTTCGATATCGACGGGTCTCGCCCGCTGACGCTGCCGTTTCTCGGGGACACCTTTGAGGCGGAGCTGGAGAAGGGAGCCATTACTTTAAAACGTGACCCTGTCACAAACAAAGCCGCTCTGATCTATTACGACACCGCATATCCGCTCAACCCGGGCACGTTCAGCGAGGATAAGAGCCTTGCGGAACTGCATGAAGCACAAAGCTGGCGATTGATGTCCTGGCGGGAAGCGCCGAAACAGCTTTCGTGGCGACGTTTCTTTGAGATTACCGGTCTGGTGGGCGTGCGGGTTGAAGATGACGCGGTATTCGACGATACGCATCGCCTCATCCTTGAACTGGTTCACGCGGGTGTGGTGGACGGTCTGCGGATCGACCATATCGACGGTCTGGCCGATCCGCTGGGCTATCTGCAGCGCCTGCGGCAGGCAACCGGACCGGACTGTTATATCACGGTCGAGAAAATTCTCGCTAAAGGAGAACAGCTTCCCGCCGAGTGGCCCGTCTCCGGTACTACCGGGTACGAATTTATCGCTTCGCTGGCGGAAGTGCTGGTCGACGACGATATCCTGTCGCGTCTGGAAAAAATTCACGACGAGACGCTGGGGGTAACGGTCGATCGCCACGCGGAACTGCGCGATGCGAAAGGCCTGATGACCGATCGTAACTTTGAGGGCGAGTTCACCACGCTGCTTAATCTTGCAGACGATCTGGCCCGCCGCAATGACGTTGCGCTGCAGCGCGATGATATTCACCACGCGTTACGCGAGCTGCTTATCGCCTTTCCGGTGTACCGCACCTACGGCACCCGGGAGGGGTTAACCCCGCCAGATGTCGCGCTGCTTAACCGCGTGGTCGCCAGCGTAGAGACATCCGAAGCCGCCCTGAGCCTGATAGTCCGCATTCTTACCGGCGATTTGCCGGAAGAGTGCCGCGAGTCCGCCGCGCTTTTCAGAACCCGCTTTCAGCAGTTGACTGGGCCGCTGATGGCGAAGTCCGTTGAAGACACGCTGTTCTTTCGTCATAACCTGGAGCTGGCGCTTAATGAAGTGGGCGCCGACCCGACGCCGCGCGCGTTCTCGCTATCCCGCTTTCATCAGGAGATGCGCATTCGTCTGGCCCGTCAGCCCGATGCGCTGCTGGGCACCTCCACGCACGATACCAAGCGCGGGGAAGATGCCCGGGCCCGGCTTTACACCCTGACGGAGGCCCCGGAACAGTGGGGCGAAAATCTGGCCCGCTGGCGCCAGATGAACCAGACCCAGGTGCGGTTTCTCAATGACGGTACCGCGCCAAACGCCGCCGACACCTGGATGATCTATCAGGCGCTGGCAGGCGTCTGGCCGGCCACGCTGTCGCCGGACGACGCCGACGGGCTTGCCTCGCTGGAGGCGCGTTTTATCGCTTTCCTCGAAAAAGCGCTGCGCGAGGCGAAACAGCGCACAGACTGGATCGACAGCAACGAGAGCTATGAGAGCGTGGTGCTGCGCTATGCCCGGCACCTGCTTTCACCTGACAACACGCTGTTTCTGCATGATTTCAGCGAGTCCATGCGGCCCTTTATCCGCGCCGGACTGATGAACAGCCTCAGCCAGACGGTGATTAAGCTGACGGCGCCCGGCGTGCCGGATATCTATCAGGGCAGCGAGGCGCTTAACGTTAGCCTTGTCGATCCGGATAACCGCCGCGAGCCGGACTTTCCGACGCTGGTGCAAAACCTCAGCGTGGCGAATGCCGGTATGTTTGAAAACCCGGCGTGCTGGCAGGACGGAAGGGTGAAGCAGTTTGTCACCGCTACGCTCCTGCGTCTGCGTCCACACTATCCCGGGCTGTTTCGCTATGGCGACTGGCTGCCGCTTAAAGTGTCCGGCGATCGGGAGGAGCATCTGATTGTCTATGCGCGGGTGAAAGACGGCGAGGTGCTGATTGTTGCCGTGCCGCGACTGGTTTTTGGCGTCACCGATAACCGCACGCTGTGGGGCAATACCACGGTGGCGATACCCGAGGCGCTGGCAGGAAAACGCTATCGGGATCTGTTCAGCGGTGAAAGCCGCATGCTGCAAGAGACGCTGGATTTAACGTCGGAAAAGGGATGTGTACTGGTTCTGCTTACCTGCGAATAA
- the treZ gene encoding malto-oligosyltrehalose trehalohydrolase: protein MEFRTFQKQWGAEFISDDVVRFRVWAEGQKALTLRLAVTDVPMTAVGNGWFQADVPGVTHGTEYQFVLQDGMTVPDPASRAQARDVNGPSIVIDPRRYQPVNRDWSGRPWEETVIYELHIGTFTPEGTFRAAIEKLPYLAELGITQLEVMPVSQFGGSRGWGYDGVLLYAPHAAYGTPEDFHALIDAAHGLGLSVVLDIVLNHFGPEGNYLPLLSPAFFDAERMTPWGNGIAYEREPVRHYITDAPLYWLTEYRLDGLRFDAIDQIKDSSKTHILQEIAEKIREAIPNRHVHLTTEDSRNVIFLHPRDEHGNTPLFTAEWNDDFHNAAHVFATGETHAYYQDFAFEPEKKFARALAEGFVYQGEVSLQTGQSRGVECHTQPPQFFVDFIQNHDQTGNRAHGERLITLAGANKTRVLLAALLLSPHIPLLFMGEEFGESHPFLFFTDFHGDLADAVREGRAKEFTGHAGHDDAVPDPNDVNTFVRSKLDWNKIATDDGKTWLRFTRHLLTLRHRYIVPLLHEGSRVEGKVIGTAPGMVAVSWRFPSGTLSLALNIGNKSVKPPALPGETRFAWPEVTDILPPNSIVVRFADGEASL from the coding sequence ATGGAATTCAGGACATTTCAAAAGCAGTGGGGTGCTGAGTTTATTTCCGATGACGTTGTACGTTTTCGCGTCTGGGCAGAAGGACAGAAAGCGCTGACGCTACGTCTGGCCGTCACCGACGTGCCGATGACGGCAGTGGGTAACGGTTGGTTTCAGGCAGACGTTCCGGGCGTTACGCACGGCACAGAGTATCAGTTTGTCCTGCAGGACGGCATGACGGTGCCCGATCCCGCGTCTCGCGCACAGGCGAGAGACGTTAACGGCCCCTCCATCGTTATCGATCCCCGACGTTATCAGCCGGTTAACCGGGACTGGTCAGGGCGGCCGTGGGAAGAGACGGTTATCTATGAACTGCACATTGGCACGTTTACCCCGGAGGGGACCTTCCGGGCCGCGATTGAAAAACTCCCTTACCTGGCAGAACTGGGTATTACCCAGCTTGAAGTTATGCCCGTGTCTCAGTTTGGCGGATCCCGCGGCTGGGGATACGACGGTGTGTTGCTTTATGCTCCGCACGCCGCATACGGTACGCCAGAGGATTTCCACGCGTTAATCGATGCCGCGCACGGTCTTGGGCTTTCCGTGGTGCTGGATATCGTACTCAACCACTTCGGCCCGGAAGGCAACTATCTCCCGTTGCTGTCGCCTGCCTTTTTCGATGCAGAGCGGATGACGCCCTGGGGCAACGGAATCGCCTACGAGCGCGAGCCGGTAAGACATTACATTACCGATGCGCCGCTCTACTGGCTGACCGAGTACCGCCTGGACGGCCTGCGTTTTGATGCCATCGACCAGATTAAAGACAGCTCGAAGACGCATATTCTCCAGGAAATTGCAGAGAAGATCCGTGAGGCGATCCCGAACCGTCATGTTCACCTGACCACGGAAGACAGCCGCAACGTCATTTTCCTGCATCCGCGTGATGAGCACGGCAATACGCCGCTGTTTACCGCTGAGTGGAATGATGATTTCCACAACGCGGCTCACGTGTTTGCCACCGGTGAGACGCACGCGTACTACCAGGATTTTGCGTTTGAACCAGAGAAAAAATTCGCCCGGGCGCTGGCAGAAGGGTTTGTCTACCAGGGCGAGGTTTCGCTGCAAACCGGCCAGTCCCGCGGGGTGGAGTGTCACACGCAGCCACCGCAGTTCTTCGTTGATTTTATTCAGAACCACGATCAGACCGGGAATCGCGCCCATGGTGAGCGGCTTATCACCCTCGCAGGTGCCAATAAAACCCGTGTGCTGCTTGCTGCACTACTGCTTTCCCCCCATATCCCGCTGCTGTTTATGGGCGAGGAGTTTGGTGAATCACATCCGTTCCTGTTCTTCACCGATTTTCACGGCGATCTGGCCGACGCGGTGCGGGAAGGGCGCGCAAAAGAGTTTACTGGCCATGCCGGGCACGATGACGCTGTCCCGGACCCGAATGACGTGAACACCTTTGTCCGCTCAAAGCTTGACTGGAATAAAATTGCCACCGACGACGGCAAAACGTGGCTCCGCTTCACGCGCCATCTGCTTACGCTGCGTCATCGTTATATCGTTCCGCTTCTGCATGAGGGAAGTCGCGTCGAGGGCAAGGTGATCGGGACGGCACCCGGTATGGTGGCCGTAAGCTGGCGCTTCCCGTCCGGAACGCTTTCGCTGGCGCTCAATATCGGCAATAAATCTGTCAAACCGCCCGCTCTCCCGGGGGAGACGCGCTTCGCCTGGCCGGAGGTAACCGACATTTTGCCGCCGAACAGTATTGTCGTTCGCTTTGCTGATGGAGAAGCATCGTTATGA
- a CDS encoding GNAT family N-acetyltransferase: protein MQIRKGLNTDLVRLECCDFSFTVNHIAREPFLHCDLHIEAIAEPWIKTYELDIQTLENHCVNPDAIFLVAETDEGEIAGFITASIGWNKFISVDYIAVDRTKRRTGAAQKLMAAAHVWARSVNAPGLRLETQNVNVSACLFYRNYGFTLGGYDRYLYNALPEKDEVALFWYYMLV from the coding sequence ATGCAGATTCGAAAAGGATTAAATACCGACCTCGTACGCCTCGAATGTTGTGACTTCTCTTTCACCGTTAACCACATTGCACGAGAGCCTTTTCTCCATTGTGATTTGCATATTGAAGCTATCGCCGAGCCCTGGATAAAAACCTACGAGCTCGATATCCAGACACTTGAAAATCATTGTGTTAACCCGGACGCCATATTTCTTGTTGCAGAAACGGACGAGGGTGAAATAGCCGGCTTTATTACTGCATCAATTGGCTGGAATAAGTTTATCTCGGTGGATTACATAGCCGTAGATCGTACAAAACGCAGAACCGGCGCAGCACAAAAACTGATGGCCGCCGCGCACGTGTGGGCGCGAAGCGTAAACGCGCCCGGACTGCGGCTGGAAACCCAAAATGTGAACGTCTCGGCCTGTCTGTTTTACCGAAACTACGGTTTCACCCTGGGCGGATACGACCGTTATCTGTACAACGCTTTACCGGAAAAAGACGAAGTTGCCCTGTTCTGGTATTACATGCTGGTGTAG
- a CDS encoding MBL fold metallo-hydrolase: protein MLTMKKLALSTLMSSSLLFYPVLQASAETPQHVVKQPAGGYRVQVGDVIVTSFTDGTVAQDLHKLLRRTTPQKIDALLAKNFQTNPAEVSINAFLIAIPGHKILVDTGSGQLFGPDAGGRLVESLATQGVKPEDITEVLLTHAHSDHAGGLVKDGKVVFSNARVFVGKPDVDFFFNDDNQKKTGYGKNYFDVAQKTLKPYLDAGKVVPFSGTAEILPGLTGTVHPGHTPGSAFYTLTSKGEKITFVGDIIHAGAVQFPQPGVTITYDEDQNKAASVREQAFADFVKNRDLIAAPHLPFPGIGYVTKGENGGYAWVPVTYTNRDASSVK from the coding sequence ATGCTTACCATGAAAAAACTTGCTCTTTCCACGCTGATGTCCAGTTCACTGCTTTTCTACCCTGTGCTGCAGGCTTCGGCAGAAACGCCCCAGCACGTCGTTAAACAACCGGCGGGCGGTTACCGCGTGCAGGTCGGCGATGTCATTGTCACGTCTTTTACCGACGGAACCGTCGCGCAGGATCTGCATAAGCTGCTGCGCCGGACAACGCCGCAAAAGATTGATGCGCTGCTCGCGAAAAATTTCCAGACCAACCCGGCCGAGGTCTCCATTAACGCGTTCCTGATTGCGATCCCCGGACATAAAATTCTGGTGGATACCGGCTCGGGCCAGCTCTTTGGTCCTGATGCGGGTGGACGCCTGGTTGAAAGCCTCGCCACGCAAGGGGTTAAACCCGAGGACATTACTGAAGTCCTGCTGACCCACGCCCACTCCGATCACGCGGGCGGTCTGGTCAAAGACGGCAAGGTGGTATTCAGCAACGCACGCGTTTTCGTTGGCAAACCCGACGTCGACTTTTTCTTTAACGACGATAATCAAAAGAAAACCGGCTACGGCAAGAACTACTTTGACGTCGCGCAGAAGACCTTAAAGCCCTATCTTGACGCCGGTAAAGTGGTGCCTTTTAGCGGCACGGCTGAGATTCTTCCGGGGCTGACCGGCACGGTTCATCCCGGCCATACGCCGGGTTCAGCCTTCTACACGCTGACAAGCAAAGGCGAGAAGATCACCTTTGTCGGCGACATCATTCATGCCGGGGCGGTCCAGTTCCCGCAGCCTGGTGTGACCATCACCTACGATGAAGATCAGAACAAAGCGGCAAGCGTGCGCGAACAGGCGTTTGCGGACTTTGTGAAAAACAGAGACCTGATTGCCGCGCCCCATCTGCCGTTCCCGGGTATCGGCTATGTCACCAAAGGTGAAAACGGTGGCTATGCCTGGGTTCCCGTTACCTATACCAACCGGGACGCCAGCAGCGTGAAATAA
- a CDS encoding LysR substrate-binding domain-containing protein, which produces MQFRQMRHFIVVAEELHMHRAAERLNMAQPALSQQIKALEERLGVTLFSRANRRLTLTPAGDAFLVKARLAISLTEQAVLDARQTARGEQGVLNLGCVSSAMFDGKLPAALRQMHSRWPAITMSLMTGNVQTLYAAVQSNQLDVAIIRAPLPSLPDDLQSRPFTSEKTVLALYRQHPLADSSALTLASVKDEKWISLRDPEGMGLEQYFYDVCSGAGFQPDVVQNATDVPTVISLVSAGFGLALLPASAKAVSVENVVYVDILDRLRESELTLVCHRIIRSEVLKKFLVTLEHT; this is translated from the coding sequence GTGCAGTTTCGTCAGATGCGCCATTTCATTGTCGTTGCCGAAGAACTCCACATGCACCGGGCCGCCGAGCGTTTAAACATGGCGCAACCGGCGCTGAGCCAGCAGATAAAGGCGCTGGAAGAACGTTTAGGCGTCACGCTCTTTAGCCGGGCGAACCGTCGCTTAACCCTGACGCCCGCGGGCGACGCGTTTCTGGTGAAGGCCAGGCTCGCCATCTCCCTGACTGAGCAGGCGGTACTGGACGCCAGGCAAACGGCGAGAGGCGAGCAGGGGGTGTTAAACCTGGGATGCGTGTCGAGTGCGATGTTCGACGGTAAGCTGCCCGCTGCACTGCGCCAGATGCACAGCCGCTGGCCGGCGATAACCATGTCTTTGATGACGGGCAATGTGCAGACGCTCTATGCCGCCGTGCAAAGTAACCAGCTGGATGTGGCGATTATTCGGGCACCGCTGCCATCGCTGCCTGACGATCTGCAAAGCCGGCCGTTCACCTCAGAAAAAACGGTGCTGGCGCTGTATCGCCAGCATCCTCTGGCCGACTCTTCCGCTCTGACGCTCGCGTCAGTGAAGGATGAAAAATGGATCTCGCTTCGCGATCCGGAGGGCATGGGGCTGGAGCAGTACTTTTATGACGTCTGTAGCGGGGCGGGTTTCCAGCCGGACGTAGTGCAGAATGCGACGGATGTTCCCACGGTGATAAGCCTGGTCTCCGCGGGATTTGGTCTGGCGTTGCTGCCTGCGTCAGCAAAGGCAGTGAGTGTCGAGAATGTCGTTTACGTGGACATTCTCGACCGTCTCAGGGAAAGCGAACTGACGCTGGTGTGCCACCGAATTATTCGCTCAGAAGTGCTTAAAAAATTTCTGGTGACCCTCGAGCACACCTGA